A window of Citrus sinensis cultivar Valencia sweet orange chromosome 7, DVS_A1.0, whole genome shotgun sequence contains these coding sequences:
- the LOC102608366 gene encoding G-type lectin S-receptor-like serine/threonine-protein kinase At1g67520 isoform X2 — protein MLWADSYHPLHLSSPGSLISAKYTHSLLMAIERRIDLLFSFSFFVLLMRPCCSQTDKLLRGQHLKDGDELVSAFGYFRMGFFSPDGSENRYLGVWYYRPTDPSVFDYYNSERNKPVWVANRNNPILDKSGSLTIDSTDGNLKILHNGGNPIVITSVKADGNTSASLLKTGNLVLYEMNSDGSERRELWQSFDYPTDTLLPGMKLGINLQTGHQWFLQSWISDFSPAQGSYTLGIDPNVPNQLIIWWRGDVYWTSEIWPKGWFHSYSLVSDGYNFGYTSSEHEKYFNYSANETITSFPVLRLTANGLSGALYADGIVKSPSCSKDFSYIEYKYGFMNGDGFKFKESDNMTLSDCKVKCFQNCSCVAYASINESNDTGCEIWSSGTKFTVTSITDRRIIFMAREAKGKMWWQWLIIALGIPLLCSMSYLARRKYKGEVHFIVEEKKRMSLAIAVGAALLIPLLCYLCYLILRKLKAKVENIVNRQKLLRELGDNASLSTIFGNRKTQANKDQTLKRDLKIFYFQTIAAATDNFSPGNRLGQGGFGPVYKGKLLDGQEIAIKRLSKSSGQGIVEFKNEAKLIAKLQHTNLVRLLGCSLQKGERLLVYEYLPNKSLDFFIFDSSKKELLDWKKRFNIIEGIVQGLLYLHKYSRLRVIHRDLKASNILLDDQMNPKISDFGMARTFGMNELEANTNRIVGTHGYMSPEYVMNGIVSMKSDVYSFGVLVLEIISSKKNNGCYDTERPLNLVGYAWQLWNEGKALELIDTTLHESCSPDEVTRCIHVGLLCVQDKATDRPTMSDVASMLTNDTMALPTPKQPAFFINISSDYEEPEVTEIKLEVCSVNDVTISRMEAR, from the exons ATGCTGTGGGCTGATTCCTATCACCCTCTACATCTATCCAGTCCTGGCTCCCTCATTTCTGCAAAGTACACACACAGTTTACTAATGGCTATCGAACGAAGAATTGACCTCCTTTTTAGCTTTTCATTCTTTGTTCTCTTGATGCGGCCTTGTTGTTCCCAGACTGACAAATTACTCCGAGGCCAACATCTCAAAGATGGAGACGAGTTGGTTTCAGCTTTTGGCTATTTCAGGATGGGATTCTTTAGCCCTGACGGCTCGGAAAACCGGTACTTAGGAGTATGGTACTACAGGCCTACAGATCCATCAGTTTTTGACTATTACAACAGTGAAAGAAATAAGCCAGTGTGGGTTGCCAACAGAAACAACCCCATCTTAGATAAATCTGGAAGTCTTACAATAGACAGCACTGATggcaatttgaaaattttacacAACGGTGGAAATCCTATTGTAATAACCTCTGTAAAAGCAGACGGTAACACAAGCGCTAGTCTTTTGAAAACTGGCAATCTGGTGTTGTATGAGATGAATTCAGATGGATCTGAAAGGCGAGAGCTGTGGCAGAGCTTTGACTATCCGACTGATACACTTCTTCCGGGAATGAAACTGGGTATTAACTTGCAAACTGGGCACCAATGGTTTCTCCAATCTTGGATTTCTGACTTCTCCCCTGCTCAAGGTTCCTATACCTTAGGTATCGACCCTAATGTCCCAAACCAGTTGATCATCTGGTGGCGAGGAGACGTCTATTGGACTAGCGAGATTTGGCCGAAAGGGTGGTTTCATTCTTATAGTTTGGTTTCGGATGGCTACAACTTCGGCTACACGTCAAGCgaacatgaaaaatatttcaattattctgCAAATGAAACGATTACATCGTTCCCAGTACTAAGACTTACTGCCAATGGTCTCAGCGGTGCACTTTATGCTGATGGCATTGTGAAGAGTCCCAGCTGCAGTAAAGATTTTTCTTATATTGAATACAAATATGGTTTCATGAATGGAGATGGATTCAAGTTCAAAGAAAGTGATAACATGACCTTAAGTGACTGTAAAGTCAAATGCTTTCAGAATTGTTCCTGTGTTGCCTATGCTTCCATAAATGAAAGCAACGATACAGGCTGTGAGATCTGGAGCAGTGGGACAAAGTTCACAGTGACATCTATCACGGATCGTCGCATAATATTCATGGCACGTGAAGCCAAAG GAAAAATGTGGTGGCAATGGCTAATTATTGCATTAGGTATACCTCTGTTGTGTTCAATGTCCTATTTAGCAAGGAGAAAATACAAGGGAGAAG TTCATTTTATTGTAGAGGAAAAGAAGCGGATGTCATTAGCCATAGCTGTGGGAGCGGCTTTATTGATACCTCTGTTGTGCTACTTATGTTATCTGATATTGAGAAAACTCAAGGCTAAAG TGGAAAACATTGTGAATCGACAAAAGCTATTACGCGAACTTGGAGATAATGCGTCACTTTCCACCATATTTGGGAATAGGAAAACACAAGCTAATAAAGATCAAACACTGAAGCGTGACttgaagattttttatttccaaaCCATTGCTGCTGCTACCGACAATTTCTCACCTGGAAATAGGCTTGGACAGGGTGGTTTTGGTCCTGTTTATAag GGGAAATTACTTGATGGCCAAGAAATAGCAATAAAGAGACTCTCAAAAAGTTCGGGACAAGGAATAGTGGAGTTCAAGAACGAAGCTAAACTCATTGCAAAACTTCAGCATACTAATCTTGTGAGGCTTTTGGGATGTTCTCTCCAGAAAGGTGAAAGGCTTTTAGTATACGAGTACTTGCCTAACAAAAGCTTGGATTTCTTTATCTTCG ATTCTAGTAAAAAGGAATTATTAGATTGGAAGAAACGTTTCAACATAATCGAAGGGATTGTTCAAGGACTTCTTTATCTCCATAAATATTCAAGATTAAGAGTGATTCATAGGGATCTCAAAGCTAGTAACATCTTACTCGATGATCAAATGAATCCAAAAATATCTGATTTTGGCATGGCTAGAACTTTTGGAATGAATGAATTAGAGGCCAACACAAACAGAATTGTCGGAACACA CGGCTACATGTCTCCAGAGTATGTCATGAATGGCATTGTCTCAATGAAATCTGATGTATATAGCTTTGGAGTTCTTGTACTAGAAATTATAAGCAGCAAGAAGAACAATGGCTGCTATGACACAGAGCGCCCCCTCAATCTTGTAGGATAT GCATGGCAGTTGTGGAATGAGGGCAAAGCGTTGGAGTTAATAGATACAACATTACATGAATCTTGCTCTCCTGACGAAGTTACGAGATGCATTCATGTGGGTCTTTTGTGTGTCCAAGACAAGGCAACGGACAGACCAACGATGTCCGATGTTGCTTCCATGCTTACTAACGATACCATGGCTCTGCCTACACCAAAGCAACCAGCGTTcttcattaatatttcatcTGATTATGAAGAGCCAGAAGTTACTGAAATCAAGTTAGAAGTTTGTTCTGTGAATGATGTAACAATTTCGAGGATGGAAGCAAGATAG
- the LOC102608366 gene encoding G-type lectin S-receptor-like serine/threonine-protein kinase At1g67520 isoform X3, with the protein MLWADSYHPLHLSSPGSLISAKYTHSLLMAIERRIDLLFSFSFFVLLMRPCCSQTDKLLRGQHLKDGDELVSAFGYFRMGFFSPDGSENRYLGVWYYRPTDPSVFDYYNSERNKPVWVANRNNPILDKSGSLTIDSTDGNLKILHNGGNPIVITSVKADGNTSASLLKTGNLVLYEMNSDGSERRELWQSFDYPTDTLLPGMKLGINLQTGHQWFLQSWISDFSPAQGSYTLGIDPNVPNQLIIWWRGDVYWTSEIWPKGWFHSYSLVSDGYNFGYTSSEHEKYFNYSANETITSFPVLRLTANGLSGALYADGIVKSPSCSKDFSYIEYKYGFMNGDGFKFKESDNMTLSDCKVKCFQNCSCVAYASINESNDTGCEIWSSGTKFTVTSITDRRIIFMAREAKGKMWWQWLIIALGIPLLCSMSYLARRKYKGEEEKKRMSLAIAVGAALLIPLLCYLCYLILRKLKAKVENIVNRQKLLRELGDNASLSTIFGNRKTQANKDQTLKRDLKIFYFQTIAAATDNFSPGNRLGQGGFGPVYKGKLLDGQEIAIKRLSKSSGQGIVEFKNEAKLIAKLQHTNLVRLLGCSLQKGERLLVYEYLPNKSLDFFIFDSSKKELLDWKKRFNIIEGIVQGLLYLHKYSRLRVIHRDLKASNILLDDQMNPKISDFGMARTFGMNELEANTNRIVGTHGYMSPEYVMNGIVSMKSDVYSFGVLVLEIISSKKNNGCYDTERPLNLVGYAWQLWNEGKALELIDTTLHESCSPDEVTRCIHVGLLCVQDKATDRPTMSDVASMLTNDTMALPTPKQPAFFINISSDYEEPEVTEIKLEVCSVNDVTISRMEAR; encoded by the exons ATGCTGTGGGCTGATTCCTATCACCCTCTACATCTATCCAGTCCTGGCTCCCTCATTTCTGCAAAGTACACACACAGTTTACTAATGGCTATCGAACGAAGAATTGACCTCCTTTTTAGCTTTTCATTCTTTGTTCTCTTGATGCGGCCTTGTTGTTCCCAGACTGACAAATTACTCCGAGGCCAACATCTCAAAGATGGAGACGAGTTGGTTTCAGCTTTTGGCTATTTCAGGATGGGATTCTTTAGCCCTGACGGCTCGGAAAACCGGTACTTAGGAGTATGGTACTACAGGCCTACAGATCCATCAGTTTTTGACTATTACAACAGTGAAAGAAATAAGCCAGTGTGGGTTGCCAACAGAAACAACCCCATCTTAGATAAATCTGGAAGTCTTACAATAGACAGCACTGATggcaatttgaaaattttacacAACGGTGGAAATCCTATTGTAATAACCTCTGTAAAAGCAGACGGTAACACAAGCGCTAGTCTTTTGAAAACTGGCAATCTGGTGTTGTATGAGATGAATTCAGATGGATCTGAAAGGCGAGAGCTGTGGCAGAGCTTTGACTATCCGACTGATACACTTCTTCCGGGAATGAAACTGGGTATTAACTTGCAAACTGGGCACCAATGGTTTCTCCAATCTTGGATTTCTGACTTCTCCCCTGCTCAAGGTTCCTATACCTTAGGTATCGACCCTAATGTCCCAAACCAGTTGATCATCTGGTGGCGAGGAGACGTCTATTGGACTAGCGAGATTTGGCCGAAAGGGTGGTTTCATTCTTATAGTTTGGTTTCGGATGGCTACAACTTCGGCTACACGTCAAGCgaacatgaaaaatatttcaattattctgCAAATGAAACGATTACATCGTTCCCAGTACTAAGACTTACTGCCAATGGTCTCAGCGGTGCACTTTATGCTGATGGCATTGTGAAGAGTCCCAGCTGCAGTAAAGATTTTTCTTATATTGAATACAAATATGGTTTCATGAATGGAGATGGATTCAAGTTCAAAGAAAGTGATAACATGACCTTAAGTGACTGTAAAGTCAAATGCTTTCAGAATTGTTCCTGTGTTGCCTATGCTTCCATAAATGAAAGCAACGATACAGGCTGTGAGATCTGGAGCAGTGGGACAAAGTTCACAGTGACATCTATCACGGATCGTCGCATAATATTCATGGCACGTGAAGCCAAAG GAAAAATGTGGTGGCAATGGCTAATTATTGCATTAGGTATACCTCTGTTGTGTTCAATGTCCTATTTAGCAAGGAGAAAATACAAGGGAGAAG AGGAAAAGAAGCGGATGTCATTAGCCATAGCTGTGGGAGCGGCTTTATTGATACCTCTGTTGTGCTACTTATGTTATCTGATATTGAGAAAACTCAAGGCTAAAG TGGAAAACATTGTGAATCGACAAAAGCTATTACGCGAACTTGGAGATAATGCGTCACTTTCCACCATATTTGGGAATAGGAAAACACAAGCTAATAAAGATCAAACACTGAAGCGTGACttgaagattttttatttccaaaCCATTGCTGCTGCTACCGACAATTTCTCACCTGGAAATAGGCTTGGACAGGGTGGTTTTGGTCCTGTTTATAag GGGAAATTACTTGATGGCCAAGAAATAGCAATAAAGAGACTCTCAAAAAGTTCGGGACAAGGAATAGTGGAGTTCAAGAACGAAGCTAAACTCATTGCAAAACTTCAGCATACTAATCTTGTGAGGCTTTTGGGATGTTCTCTCCAGAAAGGTGAAAGGCTTTTAGTATACGAGTACTTGCCTAACAAAAGCTTGGATTTCTTTATCTTCG ATTCTAGTAAAAAGGAATTATTAGATTGGAAGAAACGTTTCAACATAATCGAAGGGATTGTTCAAGGACTTCTTTATCTCCATAAATATTCAAGATTAAGAGTGATTCATAGGGATCTCAAAGCTAGTAACATCTTACTCGATGATCAAATGAATCCAAAAATATCTGATTTTGGCATGGCTAGAACTTTTGGAATGAATGAATTAGAGGCCAACACAAACAGAATTGTCGGAACACA CGGCTACATGTCTCCAGAGTATGTCATGAATGGCATTGTCTCAATGAAATCTGATGTATATAGCTTTGGAGTTCTTGTACTAGAAATTATAAGCAGCAAGAAGAACAATGGCTGCTATGACACAGAGCGCCCCCTCAATCTTGTAGGATAT GCATGGCAGTTGTGGAATGAGGGCAAAGCGTTGGAGTTAATAGATACAACATTACATGAATCTTGCTCTCCTGACGAAGTTACGAGATGCATTCATGTGGGTCTTTTGTGTGTCCAAGACAAGGCAACGGACAGACCAACGATGTCCGATGTTGCTTCCATGCTTACTAACGATACCATGGCTCTGCCTACACCAAAGCAACCAGCGTTcttcattaatatttcatcTGATTATGAAGAGCCAGAAGTTACTGAAATCAAGTTAGAAGTTTGTTCTGTGAATGATGTAACAATTTCGAGGATGGAAGCAAGATAG
- the LOC127898921 gene encoding uncharacterized protein LOC127898921: MISSNKLEHLLISSCYGLNALDVDAPRLLSFIFDLNPIPIISTNALCPWNVTLDCDSNLDCDWFLSLKEFLGASSQIERLCIDFSSVEVVFNLDELRRCYPSLPLQVETMDLCVSVEPSKYEILLDGIFCICNPRNLIFFCVLECERGFVTWLFDRLQNRNTNCCNDLHIKCWRHYLKDVKVEQFEPIRGCEINVDELMDRGFMIPKGELWLRLDWCFPVLGEKL, translated from the exons ATGATTTCAAGTAATAAACTTGAGCACTTACTAATTAGCTCTTGCTATGGTTTGAACGCACTTGATGTTGATGCTCCCCGTTTACTTTCGTTTATTTTCGACCTTAATCCAATTCCCATTATATCAACAAATGCTCTCTGTCCATGGAATGTAACCTTAGATTGTGACAGCAATCTTGACTGTGATTGGTTCCTTAGCTTAAAGGAATTTCTTGGAGCATCCAGTCAAATTGAAAGGCTATGTATAGATTTCAGTTCAGTCGAG GTCGTATTTAATTTAGACGAACTCAGAAGATGCTACCCTTCACTTCCTCTACAAGTTGAGACTATGGACCTATGTGTAAGTGTGGAGCCATCAAAGTATGAAATTTTGTTGGATGgcattttttgtatttgtaatCCCaggaatttgattttcttttgcgTGCTCGAGTGCGAACGCGGATTTGTTACG TGGCTTTTTGACCGTCTCCAGAATAGAAATACAAACTGTTGCAATGACCTTCATATCAAATGTTGGCGGCATTATTTAAAGGATGTAAAGGTTGAGCAGTTTGAGCCCATTCGAGGTTGTGAGATTAATGTAGATGAATTGATGGATCGGGGGTTTATGATTCCCAAAGGAGAATTATGGTTGCGTCTTGATTGGTGCTTTCCTGTACTTGGTGAGAAGTTGTGA
- the LOC102607278 gene encoding uncharacterized protein LOC102607278, with amino-acid sequence MCKTSEQRGYQRTHILIRFFLQSTHSVPLMGIKQRIDLLISFSFFVLLTGPCYSQTDTLLPGQLLKDGDELVSAFGNFRMGFFSYMSSEDRYLGIWYHRPTDPSDSHWSYGSPKINQPVWVANRNTPIADKSGSLTIDSRDGNLKILRKGGNSIVVSSVQAMGNTSAALYETGNFVLYETNPSGSMERELWQSFDYPTDILLPGMKLGLNLQTGHGWFLRSWTSEDSPAEGEFTLNIDPNVSNQLIIQRRGEVLWTSGLFPHWRALDLDSDFHFSYTLNEKERYFNYSLNGNFTSFPTLQIDSRGSLTVTGALPISCPGSEGCVRLSSCIGYFPDDFELNWARKRGFMSVDGFKFKGSNNTSRDDCATKCLSNCSCIAFAITNENNNTACEIWSRGSKFIEDNNNTDARYISVWEPKGIEEKKCWLCLIIPLAVALPVGILSCSLCFLARRKYKANEKWWISLTIAISAALTFIPLLSYLCYLIYGKIKTKVERIMNQKKLLRELGENLSLPSTNGDGKRKGNDHNSMKYGLEIFDFQTISAATNNFSAVNKLGEGGFGPVYKGQLLNGQEVAIKRLSRRSGQGIVEFKNEAKLIAKLQHTNLVRLLGCSLHGEERLLVYEFMPNKSLDFFIFNSRRNNRLNWETRFSIIEGIAQGLLYLHKYSRLRVIHRDLKASNILLDDQMNPKISDFGMARIFGLNQSETNTNRVVGTYGYMSPEYAMSGVVSIKTDVFSFGVLVLEIVSGKKNNGCYRTDHPLNLIGYAWQLWNEGKVLELVDIALEGSFSPNEVLRCIHVGLLCVQDQATDRPAMPDVVSMVTNESLSLPAPKQPAFFINITAEEPPVSESNAECCSINNVSISVLEARKANKTMNSKGSKYAQLSFLWLMLLLGSSDSTLTDKLVQGQLLKDGMLLVSAFGNFKLGFFSPASSTTTERYLGIWHDTAPDTLGWYFRPILPRYQTDEPIWIENRNTPILDQSGVLTIDSIDGNLKILHNGGNPIAVSSVEGASNNTSATLLQSGNLVLREMNTDGTIKRVLWQSFDYPTDTLLPGMKLGINLQTGHQWFLQSWLDYSSPAQGSFTLGIEPNATNQLIIRWRRETIYWTSGLLLNGNFNFSRSWNLSFSYTSNEQEKYFEYSLNEGVTSSVFLRIDPEGALSDSRGSFAPCTYGGCWNQLPRPICRKGTGPENFQSKFGLISEHGFKFKESDNMSSTDCRAKCFYNCSCIAFATGTRGFKNKQAYCEIWSEGTEFTEIASNNSREIFILAIKEEKRKPKLIGAIIGALMVPLLGSMCYLIRRKYKAQEEKWWRSLTIAIGVVLGIPMLCYLCYVTWRKLKAKVENKMNQMKLLRELGDNVSLLPTYGKRKSPEKDQSISHELKIFDFQTIAAAANNFSTTNKLGEGGFGPVYKGKLADEQEVAIKRLSRSSGQGIVEFKNEVRLIAKLQHTNLVRLLGCSLHGEERLLVYEFMPNKSLDFFLFNSGRKNVLNWEKRFIIIEGISQGLLYLHKYSRLRVIHRDLKASNILLDDKMNPKISDFGMARIFEVNESEANTKRIVGTYGYMSPEYAMSGIVSIKTDVFSFGVLVLEIVSGQKNHTRHHPDRPLNLIGYAWQLLSDGKGLELIDPSLEQPCSANEVMRCIHVGLLCVQDQAMDRPTMPEVVCMLQNETVPLPPPKQPAFFINANADDQVPEVPDNEVAKFSTNDVTMTTMEAR; translated from the exons ATGTGCAAGACCAGTGAACAGAGAGGTTATCAAAGAACGCACATTTTGATTCGTTTCTTTCTGCAAAGTACACACTCAGTTCCACTAATGGGTATCAAACAAAGAATTGACCTCCTTATCAGCTTTTCATTCTTTGTTCTCTTGACGGGGCCTTGCTATTCCCAGACTGACACATTACTTCCAGGCCAACTTCTCAAAGATGGAGATGAGTTGGTTTCAGCTTTTGGCAACTTCAGGATGGGATTCTTTAGCTATATGTCCTCAGAAGATCGGTACTTAGGAATATGGTACCATAGGCCAACAGATCCATCTGATTCGCACTGGTCCTACGGGTccccaaaaataaatcaaccaGTGTGGGTTGCCAACAGAAACACCCCAATCGCTGATAAATCCGGAAGCCTTACAATAGACAGCAGAGATggcaatttaaaaattttacgcAAAGGTGGAAATTCTATTGTAGTAAGTTCGGTTCAAGCAATGGGTAATACAAGTGCTGCTTTATATGAAACCggaaattttgtattatatgaGACGAATCCAAGTGGATCTATGGAGCGGGAGCTGTGGCAGAGTTTTGACTATCCAACTGATATTCTTCTGCCAGGAATGAAACTGGGACTTAATTTGCAAACTGGGCACGGGTGGTTTCTCCGGTCGTGGACATCAGAGGACTCTCCTGCTGAAGGGGAATTTACGCTCAACATTGATCCAAATGTCTCAAACCAGTTGATAATCCAGCGGAGAGGGGAAGTCCTTTGGACCAGTGGCCTTTTCCCACACTGGCGAGCTCTTGACCTTGATTCCGACTTCCACTTCAGCTACactttaaatgaaaaagaaagatatttcaattattctctAAACGGAAATTTTACTTCATTTCCAACACTTCAAATTGACTCCAGAGGTTCACTTACAGTTACAGGTGCTCTTCCTATTTCGTGTCCTGGCTCTGAGGGATGTGTGAGGCTTTCCAGCTGCATAGGATATTTTCCGGATGATTTTGAATTGAACTGGGCACGGAAGCGGGGTTTCATGTCCGTGGATGGGTTCAAGTTCAAAGGTAGTAACAACACGAGCAGAGACGATTGTGCAACCAAATGCTTGAGTAATTGTTCCTGTATTGCCTTTGCAatcacaaatgaaaataacaatacCGCCTGTGAGATCTGGAGCAGAGGGTCAAAGTTCATAgaggataataataatacagaTGCTCGCTACATAAGCGTGTGGGAACCCAAAG GCATTGAAGAAAAGAAGTGCTGGCTGTGTCTAATCATTCCACTGGCAGTAGCTCTACCTGTGGGGATCCTGTCATGTTCATTATGCTTTCTGGCAAGGAGAAAATACAAGGCAAATG AGAAGTGGTGGATTTCATTAACCATTGCTATATCAGCAGCTTTAACATTCATACCTTTGCTGAGCTACTTATGTTATCTGATTTATGGAAAAATCAAGACTAAAG TGGAACGAATTATGAACCAAAAGAAGCTGTTACGTGAACTCGGAGAAAACCTGTCGCTTCCCTCAACAAATGGCGatggaaaaagaaagggaaatgaCCATAACAGCATGAAATACGGATTAGAGATCTTtgattttcaaacaatttCTGCTGCTACAAATAATTTCTCAGCAGTAAATAAGCTTGGAGAGGGTGGTTTTGGTCCAGTTTATAAG GGGCAACTGCTAAATGGACAAGAGGTAGCAATAAAGAGACTTTCAAGAAGATCTGGACAAGGAATAGTGGAGTTCAAGAATGAAGCTAAACTTATTGCGAAACTCCAGCATACAAATCTGGTGAGGCTTTTAGGATGCTCTCTCCATGGAGAAGAAAGGCTTTTAGTCTACGAGTTCATGCCAAACAAAAGTTtggatttctttattttca ACTCTAGAAGAAACAACCGACTGAATTGGGAAACACGCTTCAGTATAATTGAAGGGATTGCACAAGGACTTCTTTACCTCCATAAGTATTCAAGGTTAAGAGTGATTCACAGAGACTTGAAAGCAAGCAACATTTTACTAGATGACCAAATGAATCCAAAAATCTCCGATTTTGGTATGGCTAGAATTTTTGGATTGAATCAGTCagaaacaaacacaaacaGAGTTGTTGGAACATA TGGCTATATGTCTCCGGAATATGCGATGAGTGGCGTTGTCTCAATCAAAACTGATGTGTTTAGCTTTGGAGTCTTAGTACTGGAAATTGTGAGTGGCAAAAAGAACAACGGTTGCTATCGTACAGATCATCCACTCAACCTTATAGGATAT GCATGGCAACTGTGGAATGAAGGCAAAGTTTTAGAGCTAGTAGACATTGCATTGGAAGGATCATTCTCTCCCAATGAAGTACTGAGATGCATTCATGTGGGACTATTGTGTGTGCAAGACCAAGCAACGGATAGGCCTGCAATGCCCGATGTTGTTTCCATGGTTACAAATGAGTCTCTTTCCCTCCCTGCGCCAAAGCAACCAGCATTTTTCATCAATATTACTGCTGAAGAACCACCAGTTTCTGAAAGTAACGCAGAATGTTGttcaataaataatgtatCAATTTCAGTATTGGAAGCAAGA AAAGCCAACAAAACAATGAATAGCAAAGGAAGCAAGTATGCTCAACTGAGCTTTTTATGGCTCATGCTCTTGCTGGGATCTTCAGATTCCACCCTGACTGACAAATTAGTACAAGGCCAATTGCTCAAAGATGGGATGCTACTGGTTTCAGCGTTTGGGAACTTCAAGTTGGGATTCTTTAGCCCTGCGAGCTCTACTACGACAGAGCGCTACTTAGGAATATGGCACGATACAGCTCCAGACACTTTGGGCTGGTATTTCCGACCTATTTTGCCTCGTTATCAAACTGATGAGCctatatggattgaaaatcgGAACACCCCAATCTTAGATCAGTCCGGAGTTCTTACAATAGACAGCATCGATggcaatttgaaaattttacacAATGGGGGAAATCCTATTGCTGTAAGTTCGGTTGAAGGAGCTAGTAACAATACAAGTGCTACATTGCTGCAATCTGGCAATCTAGTCCTACGGGAAATGAACACAGATGGAACTATAAAGCGAGTGCTGTGGCAAAGCTTTGACTATCCGACTGATACACTTCTTCCAGGAATGAAACTGGGAATTAACTTGCAAACGGGACATCAATGGTTTCTCCAATCATGGCTTGATTATTCCTCTCCTGCTCAAGGCTCATTCACCTTAGGAATTGAACCCAATGCCACAAACCAGTTGATCATCAGATGGCGACGAGAAACGATCTACTGGACTAGTGGGCTTTTGCTTAATGGGAACTTCAACTTCTCTCGTTCGTGGAATCTTAGTTTTAGTTACACTTcaaatgaacaagaaaagTACTTCGAGTATTCTTTAAATGAAGGGGTCACTTCATCTGTATTCCTAAGAATTGATCCGGAGGGTGCACTCTCGGACAGCAGAGGATCGTTTGCTCCTTGCACTTACGGAGGATGTTGGAATCAGCTTCCACGTCCAATCTGCAGGAAAGGCACTGGTCCAGAAAATTTCCAGAGCAAATTTGGGCTCATATCTGAACATGGATTCAAGTTCAAAGAAAGTGACAACATGTCCTCTACTGACTGTCGAGCCAAATGCTTTTATAATTGTTCTTGCATTGCCTTTGCTACCGGTACCAGaggatttaaaaataagcagGCTTATTGTGAGATTTGGAGTGAAGGGACAGAGTTTACAGAGATTGCCTCGAACAATTCAAGAGAAATATTCATCCTCGCAATCAAAG AAGAAAAGAGGAAACCAAAATTAATTGGTGCAATAATAGGAGCCCTAATGGTACCCCTGTTGGGTTCGATGTGCTATCTTATACGGAGAAAATACAAAGCACAAG AAGAGAAGTGGTGGCGTTCATTAACCATTGCTATAGGAGTAGTTTTGGGGATACCCATGTTGTGCTACTTGTGCTATGTGACATGGAGAAAACTCAAGGCAAAAG TGGAAAACAAAATGAACCAAATGAAGCTATTACGTGAACTTGGAGATAACGTGTCACTTCTGCCGACATatgggaaaagaaaatcaccAGAGAAAGATCAAAGCATTAGCCACGAGCTGAAGATATTTGATTTTCAAACCATTGCAGCTGCTGCAAACAATTTTTCTACTACAAATAAGCTTGGCGAGGGTGGCTTTGGTCCAGTTTATAAG GGGAAATTAGCAGATGAGCAAGAAGTAGCAATAAAGAGACTTTCTAGAAGTTCGGGCCAAGGAATAGTGGAGTTTAAGAATGAAGTTAGACTCATTGCAAAACTGCAGCACACGAACCTTGTTAGGCTCTTGGGGTGCTCTCTCCATGGAGAAGAAAGGCTCTTAGTTTATGAATTCATGCCAAACAAAAGCttggatttctttcttttca ACTCTGGTAGAAAGAACGTATTGAATTGGGAGAAACGTTTCATTATAATTGAAGGGATCTCACAAGGGCTTCTATATCTTCACAAGTATTCAAGATTAAGAGTGATTCATAGAGATTTGAAAGCTAGCAACATTTTACTTGATGACAAAATGAATCCTAAAATTTCTGATTTTGGAATGGCTAGAATCTTTGAGGTGAATGAATCAGAAGCAAACACAAAGAGAATTGTTGGAACATA TGGCTATATGTCTCCAGAGTATGCCATGAGCGGAATTGTCTCAATAAAAACAGATGTATTTAGTTTCGGAGTCTTGGTACTGGAAATTGTGAGTGGCCAGAAGAACCATACACGCCATCATCCAGATCGCCCACTCAACCTTATAGGATAC GCATGGCAGCTGCTGAGCGACGGCAAAGGTTTGGAGCTAATAGACCCATCACTGGAACAACCATGCTCTGCTAATGAAGTGATGAGATGCATTCATGTGGGTCTCTTGTGCGTACAGGACCAGGCAATGGATAGACCCACAATGCCTGAAGTTGTCTGCATGCTTCAAAATGAAACAGTGCCTCTGCCTCCACCAAAACAACCTGCCTTTTTCATCAACGCTAATGCTGATGATCAAGTGCCGGAAGTTCCGGATAATGAGGTtgcaaaattttcaacaaaCGATGTAACAATGACAACGATGGAAGCAAGATAA